The following coding sequences lie in one Arachis hypogaea cultivar Tifrunner chromosome 9, arahy.Tifrunner.gnm2.J5K5, whole genome shotgun sequence genomic window:
- the LOC112712375 gene encoding uncharacterized protein: protein MADASDCDGFNPAATRKNGTEKKEEKDMPLSQQQEEEERSVLDSEQALALPGSELEAKKQRLLEELESALLPKTKLRDSMNSNNLQDLPLSSSSSSFAVPVATSIGLGLGIQVIDETAVFETFALPSASSASSGTAKGKGTKAKAKANADVAVKKDGNKKSNSRRKAKKNAVALKQHNNMNGKKNATGAAIPNGTGKKRRYSRKEMEALRFVNEDKQRFFWNEIYRGLQPHVANEYDTLFAVASVPYFPNKKPTPPILSSCENTDAENGSAVDSSCSHSVISEDGCSNLEEHSEEDDTDDDYASIQRPAFFVDGEPDFDSGPPEDGWEYLRRVRWEADQIPKVKVAKLDRSKLNKEQSAYMPKIPDIAKCPEHLLPSKQWEDVFLADFSALRASISAHECSNAMNSSNMQTVQTSQLLENNSGESASVMNKDKDVPLQSNLSDSKTIDPPLELTSEDKDATMPLENPGSKTSVDGTRSSSLSPPMLSSVLRMDPVARVSMLLKRISLLESASTISRNDCIWLFALCASVDTPLHADTSAGLRSLLRKCASIRAGKAELDEEVVMLNILATISGKYFGQSEG, encoded by the exons ATGGCCGACGCTTCAGATTGTGACGGTTTCAACCCAGCAGCCACACGCAAGAACGGAActgaaaagaaagaggaaaaggacatGCCTCTTTCAcagcaacaagaagaagaagaacgctcCGTTCTCGATTCGGAGCAGGCTCTTGCTCTACCTGGATCCGAATTGGAAGCGAAGAAGCAACGCCTCTTGGAGGAGCTGGAATCCGCTTTGCTCCCCAAAACCAAGCTTAGAGATTCCATGAACTCCAACAACCTCCAAGACTTACCTctctcttcgtcttcttcttcttttgcagTTCCCGTCGCCACATCcatagggttagggttagggattCAGGTAATCGATGAAACCGCAGTGTTCGAAACCTTTGCCCTTCCTTCTGCTTCCTCAGCTTCTTCAGGAACGGCAAAAGGAAAAGGAACGAAAGCGAAAGCGAAAGCGAATGCGGATGTAGCAGTTAAGAAGGACGGAAACAAGAAATCGAATTCAAGAAGAAAGGCCAAGAAGAATGCTGTAGCATTGAAGCAGCACAACAACATGAATGGGAAGAAGAATGCCACGGGGGCTGCAATCCCAAATGGAACTGGGAAGAAGAGAAGGTACTCAAGGAAGGAGATGGAGGCCCTGAGGTTTGTGAATGAGGACAAACAGCGCTTCTTCTGGAACGAGATATACAGAGGCCTTCAACCTCACGTCGCCAATGAATATGATACCTTGTTTGCTGTGGCTTCTGTGCCATACTTTCCAAACAAGAAACCAACTCCACCGATTCTCA GTTCTTGTGAGAACACTGATGCTGAAAATGGGAGTGCTGTTGACTCTTCTTGCAGTCATAGTGTTATCAGTGAAGATGGGTGCTCAAATCTAGAAGAACACAGTGAGGAGGATGATACTGACGATGATTATGCTAGCATACAGAGGCCTGCCTTTTTTGTCGACGGGGAACCTGATTTTGATTCTGGTCCACCAGAAGATGGGTGGGAATATCTTAGGCGTGTCAg GTGGGAGGCAGATCAAATACCAAAAGTGAAGGTAGCCAAACTAGATAGAAGTAAACTCAACAAGGAACAAAGTGCTTACATGCCCAAGATCCCTGATATTGCCAAGTGTCCTGAGCATCTGTTGCCATCCAAACAGTGGGAGGATGTATTTCTTGCTGATTTTTCTGCTCTGAGGGCG AGTATCTCAGCTCATGAATGTTCGAATGCCATGAATTCCAGTAATATGCAAACCGTTCAGACATCCCAGCTACTTGAGAACAATTCTGGAGAATCTGCTAGTGTAATGAACAAGGACAAGGATGTCCCACTTCAGAGTAATTTAAGTGATAGTAAGACAATTGATCCACCCCTTGAACTGACCTCTGAGGATAAGGATGCCACAATGCCTCTGGAAAATCCTGGATCAAAAACTTCTGTTGATGGAACTAGGAGTAGCTCTCTCAGTCCTCCTATGCTTTCTTCAGTCTTACGAATGGACCCTGTAGCTAGGGTTTCAATGTTGCTCAAACGGATTAGCTTGCTAGAGTCTGCAAGCACTATCTCAAGAAATGATTGCATATGGCTTTTTGCTCTCTGTGCCTCAGTTGATACTCCACTACATGCTGATACTTCCGCCGGTCTCAGGAGTCTGCTGCGGAAGTGTGCTAGCATACGTGCTGGAAAGGCTGAATTGGATGAGGAGGTTGTAATGTTGAACATCCTGGCTACAATTTCGGGGAAGTATTTTGGACAATCCGAAGGTTGA